In Methylomonas sp. MK1, the following are encoded in one genomic region:
- a CDS encoding glycosyltransferase yields the protein MSEIKAQYQKRIFWLGMHKVLVETEFPMLKKMGYEVFRPPYLSNIQDQSVSDKWEVGETTLPKEVLNKLCRYNFFYNSISHEIGEILNTYFDVVIVTIHPDWLLSVLKVFSGTVLYRCYGQIGIVSKNLYENGAFDLIQGRENFWFLPHANECLSDEQIWLQNVGHVVPYWLTDDVLDLKDTWAHAEIRRQTIALTCPNITNAYYQTHFRYLKEFFEQRKFRYYGVQLEPNADPNVVGTLSRAAFLSEFSKESGYIYTYRERNVCYLPPIEMMMLGGPVLYFPNSLLHRYFGFDSPGLVKNEEDALRVAQLIINGDKALISEIIDSQELIRQRYLKEYGQPIFENTIKSLLESSSSSVTPKIIYDLNQQEIFDYDPVLIFTHFKNSYVHCNGQYSSIDEIPRVMQQFVKALNSKDIPVMVTALENEAAVVHGFYTAECARPDLVKVIPLSEPGIYYLENAYSRFIKSLLNGYGYRSNEHFLRIFETIKGKRKICSIKSFFRLIKSIFAYFFILFKNVIIAYIASKKINKLFSSISSKLRYAVVPHYYNFPEAFSLNTPLLAYIPDYIPHFFTGRECFPKSNKNVAIGVKLAKKAKKVLTGSAFSKEYLPNSALKIPADKIVSFLMPYLGTSNKQNDLMAIPVNLIQKLEGRKFVFYPTQYHPNKRLDLVARSWCLAAKSLPELCLVLTASFIPEILQDEIKSNGLLDRLFIFNKVNDTTLVWLYKNASCLGYSSEMEGNFPTQILEALINNCPIVCMDNPLIRFELCGYMELLLYAPFADVGKFSELILHAIEYRNQVLDNQNLLKKEIIEHFSFQKFAENVYALDAEIASDEF from the coding sequence ATGTCCGAAATAAAAGCACAGTACCAGAAAAGAATATTTTGGCTTGGGATGCATAAGGTGCTAGTTGAAACCGAATTCCCTATGTTGAAAAAAATGGGATACGAGGTTTTTCGCCCTCCCTATCTTAGCAACATCCAAGATCAATCTGTTTCAGATAAATGGGAAGTTGGCGAGACAACACTTCCAAAAGAGGTTCTTAACAAGCTGTGTCGATATAATTTTTTTTATAACTCCATTTCTCACGAAATAGGGGAAATCTTAAATACATACTTTGATGTCGTTATCGTAACAATTCATCCCGATTGGTTACTTAGCGTACTAAAGGTTTTTAGTGGGACGGTATTATATCGTTGCTACGGTCAGATTGGGATTGTGAGTAAAAATCTGTATGAAAATGGTGCTTTTGATTTAATTCAAGGACGAGAGAACTTCTGGTTCTTGCCGCATGCAAATGAATGCCTGTCTGATGAGCAGATATGGCTTCAAAATGTGGGGCATGTTGTGCCTTACTGGTTAACTGATGATGTACTTGATCTTAAAGACACTTGGGCGCATGCAGAAATTCGCAGACAAACTATCGCTCTCACATGCCCAAATATTACGAACGCTTATTATCAAACTCACTTTCGTTATCTAAAGGAATTTTTTGAGCAAAGGAAATTTCGGTATTACGGCGTTCAATTAGAACCCAATGCCGATCCGAATGTGGTTGGTACGCTTTCACGTGCAGCATTTTTGTCAGAATTCTCAAAAGAATCTGGTTATATCTATACCTATCGAGAGAGAAATGTTTGCTATCTTCCCCCCATCGAAATGATGATGTTAGGAGGTCCTGTTCTGTATTTCCCAAATTCGTTATTGCATCGATATTTCGGATTTGATTCCCCTGGATTGGTGAAGAATGAAGAAGATGCACTGCGGGTTGCACAACTGATTATAAATGGCGATAAAGCACTCATATCTGAGATAATTGATAGCCAAGAATTAATTAGACAACGTTATTTAAAAGAATATGGTCAACCCATATTTGAAAACACCATAAAATCCTTGCTAGAGAGCTCTAGCTCTTCTGTTACCCCCAAGATTATTTACGATTTAAACCAGCAAGAAATTTTTGATTATGACCCAGTATTAATATTCACTCATTTTAAAAATTCTTATGTACATTGCAATGGGCAGTATTCCTCTATTGATGAAATTCCAAGAGTAATGCAACAGTTTGTTAAGGCATTAAACTCAAAAGATATTCCTGTTATGGTCACGGCACTTGAAAATGAGGCTGCTGTTGTACATGGATTTTACACAGCTGAATGCGCTAGACCAGATTTAGTTAAGGTAATTCCATTATCAGAACCGGGCATATACTACTTAGAAAATGCGTACAGTAGATTTATAAAAAGTCTACTCAATGGATACGGATACAGGTCAAATGAGCATTTTCTGAGGATATTTGAGACAATAAAAGGGAAGCGTAAAATCTGCAGCATAAAATCATTTTTTAGACTAATAAAATCCATTTTTGCGTATTTTTTTATTTTATTCAAAAATGTTATTATAGCTTATATTGCTTCAAAAAAAATAAATAAACTATTTTCATCTATTTCCTCAAAGTTAAGGTACGCTGTCGTTCCCCATTATTATAATTTTCCTGAGGCATTTAGCCTCAATACTCCTTTGTTAGCCTATATTCCAGATTATATACCACACTTCTTTACTGGCAGAGAATGTTTTCCTAAAAGTAACAAAAACGTTGCCATTGGGGTGAAATTGGCTAAAAAAGCTAAAAAAGTTCTAACGGGCTCCGCTTTTTCTAAAGAATACTTACCTAACTCTGCATTGAAAATACCTGCAGATAAAATCGTATCGTTCCTTATGCCTTATTTGGGTACATCGAATAAGCAAAATGATCTTATGGCTATTCCAGTTAATTTGATTCAAAAGCTTGAGGGACGTAAATTTGTATTTTATCCAACGCAATATCATCCTAATAAACGTTTGGACTTGGTGGCTCGGAGTTGGTGTCTGGCGGCAAAAAGTTTACCAGAACTTTGTTTGGTTTTGACGGCTAGCTTTATTCCTGAGATCTTGCAGGATGAAATTAAGAGTAATGGCTTACTTGATAGACTATTTATTTTCAATAAAGTCAATGATACAACTTTAGTTTGGCTTTATAAAAATGCATCCTGCTTGGGATATTCATCCGAAATGGAAGGCAATTTCCCTACACAGATATTAGAAGCATTAATTAATAATTGCCCCATAGTTTGCATGGATAATCCTCTGATTCGTTTTGAACTATGTGGTTACATGGAGCTACTATTGTATGCTCCATTTGCCGATGTAGGTAAATTTTCTGAATTGATTTTACATGCTATAGAATATCGAAATCAGGTGCTTGACAACCAGAATTTGTTAAAGAAAGAGATAATTGAGCATTTTAGCTTTCAGAAATTTGCTGAGAACGTATATGCATTAGATGCTGAAATCGCAAGTGATGAATTTTGA
- a CDS encoding GDP-mannose 4,6-dehydratase, with protein sequence MKAIIFGINGQDGHYLSELCKAKGMSVIGVSRSEGSWLKEDISNREQTEYLIKTHTPRYVFHLAANSTTRHDALFENHQTISTGTLNVLEAVKRHSPDTKVFITGSGLQFVNTGTPISEHDEFEAGCAYSVARIQSVYAARYYRSLGVRAYVGYLFHHESPFRKPNHVSKMIALAAQRIAGGSNELIELGDISVKKEWTFAGDVAQGVFTLVEQDDIFEAVIGSGITYSIQDWLEACFKIIEKDWHEHVRLREGFIPEYKQLVSNSETINALGWRPNVTFPDLAKLMMSSP encoded by the coding sequence ATGAAAGCAATTATTTTTGGCATAAATGGACAGGACGGTCATTATCTAAGTGAGCTTTGCAAAGCAAAAGGTATGTCGGTAATTGGAGTTTCAAGATCAGAGGGAAGCTGGTTAAAAGAAGATATATCTAACCGTGAACAAACCGAATATTTAATAAAAACGCACACACCCCGATACGTTTTTCATCTTGCAGCCAATTCAACCACGCGACACGATGCACTGTTTGAAAATCACCAGACCATTTCTACAGGTACTTTGAACGTTCTTGAGGCTGTTAAAAGGCATAGCCCAGATACCAAGGTATTCATTACTGGCAGCGGCTTGCAATTCGTCAATACCGGAACCCCCATTTCAGAACACGATGAATTTGAAGCAGGCTGCGCTTATTCTGTAGCGCGGATTCAATCCGTGTATGCGGCTAGGTATTACCGGTCGCTAGGGGTTCGAGCCTATGTTGGATATTTGTTCCATCACGAAAGTCCGTTTCGTAAACCGAATCACGTCAGCAAGATGATCGCGCTAGCAGCACAACGTATCGCAGGAGGAAGTAATGAACTTATTGAGCTAGGAGATATTTCTGTGAAAAAGGAATGGACTTTTGCTGGCGATGTTGCACAAGGAGTTTTTACTTTGGTTGAACAGGACGATATATTCGAAGCCGTCATTGGTTCCGGTATTACCTATTCGATTCAGGATTGGCTAGAAGCATGTTTCAAAATCATCGAAAAAGACTGGCACGAACATGTGCGTCTTCGAGAAGGCTTTATTCCGGAATATAAACAACTCGTGTCAAATTCTGAAACGATAAATGCACTAGGTTGGCGCCCAAACGTGACTTTTCCAGATTTGGCGAAATTAATGATGTCATCACCCTAA
- a CDS encoding glycosyltransferase family 4 protein has protein sequence MNIYIDCTDFVRGDGNTGIRRTERNVIVNMISICSDRNISCHLTYYDPLYGFIVVDNFSKGIGYFDSISLATRQFLRLKNLFKKVFCFLLPSFIDRIWGKYTRFLFLPIFLSISLPCILLANIVTHLSPKNIWKPSDKDILFIPGSSWWSAFYNKAVAETKNNHAKIVTIIYDLIPITHRNFVTKMHEKNFSSKIDFALESSDLILSISHDTAKVIEQYISNHPSIHKKDIVAFKLGADLDLISDSLKVREHIHKLFENNTVYISVGTVEPRKNYNFLLDVFECIWQTHPKIKLCIIGKYGWESDATIARIQSHPMFGSSLIWFQDLSDNELSFSYKNAQALIFPSMTEGFGLPLVEALSFNCPVLASDIPVFHEIGGNHCSYFSLTNKDELISLIHNSLCVSRVVSGEHAENFSWPTWKECTAEILDIIQKNINESNLAK, from the coding sequence ATGAATATTTACATTGATTGTACCGATTTTGTTCGCGGAGATGGTAACACAGGCATTCGTAGAACTGAACGCAATGTGATTGTTAACATGATTTCAATTTGTTCAGATAGAAATATTTCATGCCACTTAACATACTACGACCCACTTTATGGCTTCATTGTTGTAGATAATTTTAGCAAAGGAATCGGCTATTTTGATTCCATTAGCCTCGCCACGCGACAGTTTTTGCGACTAAAGAATTTATTTAAAAAAGTATTTTGCTTTTTATTGCCGAGTTTTATCGATAGAATATGGGGAAAATACACTCGATTTCTATTTCTACCGATATTTTTATCCATATCATTGCCTTGTATTTTACTAGCCAATATAGTAACTCACTTATCGCCCAAGAACATATGGAAACCATCCGATAAAGATATACTATTTATTCCCGGCTCATCTTGGTGGTCAGCGTTCTACAACAAGGCTGTTGCAGAGACAAAAAACAACCACGCTAAGATAGTTACCATCATATACGATCTCATTCCAATTACTCATCGTAATTTTGTAACAAAAATGCACGAAAAAAACTTTTCGTCAAAAATAGACTTCGCACTCGAATCGTCAGATTTGATATTAAGCATATCTCATGATACCGCAAAAGTTATTGAACAATACATATCAAACCACCCAAGCATTCACAAGAAAGACATTGTCGCCTTCAAATTGGGAGCCGATCTTGATTTAATCAGTGACTCTTTAAAAGTACGGGAACATATTCATAAGTTATTTGAAAACAACACCGTATACATATCTGTCGGCACCGTTGAGCCACGAAAAAACTATAATTTTTTACTGGATGTTTTTGAATGCATTTGGCAAACACATCCTAAAATTAAGCTATGCATCATCGGGAAATACGGGTGGGAGTCGGACGCTACTATTGCAAGAATACAATCGCATCCAATGTTTGGATCGTCTTTGATATGGTTTCAAGACCTTTCAGATAATGAACTATCCTTTAGCTATAAAAATGCACAAGCATTAATCTTTCCATCAATGACTGAAGGTTTTGGCTTGCCACTAGTTGAAGCGCTATCATTTAATTGCCCGGTGCTTGCAAGCGATATTCCGGTGTTTCATGAAATTGGCGGCAATCATTGCTCCTACTTTTCCCTCACAAATAAGGATGAGCTCATCTCATTAATCCATAACTCCTTATGTGTTAGTCGAGTCGTTAGCGGCGAACATGCGGAAAATTTCTCATGGCCCACGTGGAAAGAATGCACTGCCGAAATACTGGATATTATCCAAAAAAATATCAATGAGTCCAATTTAGCCAAATAA
- a CDS encoding glycosyltransferase family 4 protein — translation MNILFDYQIFCIQRYGGISRYFYELANNLGKLDQTSVEIFAPLYTNEYFDEDKPIHPRGTRLPRTLPQMLSRRISTFSNVGVFNLLKHKFHPDIFHETYYSLFDCCPLRAKRVITVCDMIHEKYPDNFSILDRTREIKARSLHRADHIICISENTRRDLLELTDIPNEKISVIYLGHSFVTLPVSPKQNRKNRPYLLYVGKRNGYKNFVTLLKAYSESKLLKNDFSLVCFGGGGFTSTELKLFKALNINPDNVIYVSGDDNELAAWYRSAAAFIYPSLYEGFGIPPLEAMSCECPVVCSNTSSLPEVVGSAAELFNPEDTTEMRLAIERVVSSLDYSARLIAKGKQRVKLFSWDKCARDTLNTYHQLLNN, via the coding sequence ATGAACATCCTGTTCGACTACCAAATATTTTGCATCCAAAGATATGGCGGCATATCACGTTACTTTTATGAATTGGCAAATAATTTAGGTAAACTTGATCAAACTTCTGTCGAAATATTCGCCCCTCTCTACACTAATGAATATTTCGACGAAGACAAGCCAATTCATCCTCGCGGCACGAGATTGCCAAGAACTTTGCCGCAAATGCTCTCGCGAAGAATTTCCACATTCTCCAATGTGGGCGTGTTCAATTTGTTAAAACACAAATTTCATCCCGACATCTTTCATGAAACCTATTACTCTCTATTCGACTGTTGTCCACTGAGAGCAAAACGGGTCATTACCGTATGCGATATGATTCATGAAAAATATCCGGATAATTTTTCCATTTTGGATAGAACGCGCGAAATCAAGGCTCGTTCACTGCATCGTGCAGATCACATCATTTGCATTTCTGAAAATACTAGAAGAGACTTGCTCGAATTGACTGACATACCTAATGAGAAAATATCGGTAATATATCTTGGGCATTCATTCGTTACTCTTCCCGTATCCCCTAAGCAGAATCGGAAAAATAGACCTTATTTATTGTATGTAGGCAAACGTAACGGATACAAAAACTTTGTTACCTTACTCAAAGCTTATTCGGAATCGAAATTGCTAAAAAACGATTTTTCTCTTGTTTGCTTTGGCGGCGGCGGCTTTACTTCGACTGAATTGAAACTTTTTAAAGCTCTAAATATTAATCCTGACAATGTCATTTATGTATCCGGCGACGATAATGAGTTAGCCGCCTGGTATCGTTCAGCAGCGGCTTTTATTTATCCTTCGTTGTACGAGGGCTTTGGAATTCCGCCACTGGAAGCCATGTCCTGCGAATGCCCCGTGGTCTGTTCCAATACCAGTTCGCTACCGGAAGTAGTGGGCAGTGCTGCCGAACTATTTAATCCGGAGGATACTACTGAAATGCGTTTGGCAATTGAACGAGTGGTTTCATCACTGGATTACTCGGCGCGACTCATAGCGAAAGGAAAACAACGCGTCAAGCTATTTTCCTGGGACAAATGCGCCAGAGATACACTTAATACTTATCATCAACTATTAAATAATTAA
- a CDS encoding GDP-mannose 4,6-dehydratase, whose protein sequence is MRRALICGINGQDGAYLARYLLTKGYTVIGTSRDAMASSFKNLHALGIEEQVETVSMALNDFRSVYSTILRHKPDEIYNLAGQTSVGLSFEQPVETMESIVTGTLNLLESLRFIDFSTRLYNAGSSECFGNTGEIAAIESTPFYPRSPYAVAKTAAHGLVANYREAYGLFACTGILFNHESPLRPERFVTQKIVRGAAQIASGNSKKLSLGDLDIERDWGWAPDYVEAMWLMMEASSPDDYIIATGKTVSLAYFVESVFSYFGLCWTDHVIQDKTLSRPLDIRTSKGNAGKAERVLGWKYQSDVDGVVKLMCKDAELKMHT, encoded by the coding sequence ATGAGACGAGCATTGATTTGTGGAATTAACGGCCAAGACGGCGCTTATTTAGCCCGTTATTTATTGACAAAAGGCTATACGGTGATTGGCACGTCCCGCGACGCGATGGCAAGTTCATTTAAGAATCTTCATGCCCTAGGCATTGAGGAACAGGTTGAAACGGTATCAATGGCGCTTAACGATTTTCGTAGCGTTTATTCGACAATATTACGACATAAGCCAGATGAAATTTACAATCTGGCAGGCCAAACTTCAGTGGGTTTATCGTTTGAGCAACCCGTTGAAACCATGGAAAGCATCGTCACAGGTACGTTGAATTTATTGGAATCACTTCGATTTATCGATTTCTCCACGCGTTTATATAATGCCGGCTCAAGCGAATGCTTTGGTAATACCGGAGAAATAGCCGCCATTGAATCTACGCCTTTTTATCCTCGAAGTCCTTACGCTGTAGCTAAAACGGCGGCACATGGTTTAGTGGCCAATTATCGCGAAGCGTACGGCTTATTTGCATGCACCGGAATTTTATTTAATCATGAATCCCCCTTAAGGCCTGAACGTTTTGTGACACAAAAAATAGTACGTGGCGCTGCGCAGATAGCTTCTGGCAATTCTAAAAAATTAAGCCTTGGCGATTTAGACATTGAACGAGATTGGGGATGGGCGCCAGATTATGTAGAAGCTATGTGGTTGATGATGGAGGCCAGCTCACCAGACGATTATATTATCGCCACAGGTAAAACGGTGTCATTGGCGTATTTTGTCGAGAGCGTATTTAGTTATTTCGGATTATGTTGGACAGACCACGTTATACAAGATAAAACGCTCTCACGGCCATTAGACATAAGAACTAGTAAAGGTAATGCAGGCAAAGCAGAGAGGGTCTTAGGATGGAAATATCAGAGTGATGTTGATGGTGTTGTAAAACTGATGTGCAAAGACGCCGAATTAAAAATGCATACGTAA
- a CDS encoding glycosyltransferase has product MRLLFLCKRRPQGRDLLTRPYGRFFYLPYYLAQRGHDVTLLLMDYRPCDLIHRRAHGIEWFSVSVHPLKQSSGPIAYFRQAEKFIKTQKPDWIIGFSDTWYGILATYLGERYCVKSLIDAYDNYESYIPWLKPLHWLWRNSLQRCTAISAAGPQLAELMSRGRVQNVSTIIPMAADPIFQPLSGVNFRQQFELSEGIPLVGYCGSLYSNRGVELLFQAMEYLLNWIPEAKLVITGRRDRYLKIPKQIRHAIIELGYLPDEKIPIIINSMDVLLVINRQSAFGDYSYPVKLYEAMKCHKAVIASNSAGASWILRNHPECLADSDNPIDLARHILDALAWKTKEYNSNQDWEFSARILQNLLESL; this is encoded by the coding sequence ATGCGTCTGTTATTTCTGTGTAAACGTCGCCCGCAAGGACGAGATCTTCTAACTCGACCTTATGGGCGTTTTTTTTATTTACCTTATTATCTGGCGCAACGCGGGCACGATGTTACCTTATTGCTAATGGATTACCGGCCCTGCGACCTCATCCATCGCCGCGCCCACGGCATAGAGTGGTTTTCTGTGAGCGTTCATCCGTTGAAGCAATCAAGCGGCCCAATAGCCTATTTCAGGCAAGCAGAAAAATTTATTAAGACTCAAAAACCTGATTGGATAATCGGTTTTTCAGACACTTGGTACGGCATTCTCGCGACTTATTTGGGGGAGCGATACTGCGTAAAATCATTAATTGATGCTTACGACAATTATGAAAGTTATATTCCCTGGCTTAAACCTTTGCATTGGCTATGGCGGAACTCTTTGCAGCGATGCACGGCGATAAGCGCTGCTGGGCCACAACTAGCTGAATTGATGAGTCGTGGACGAGTTCAGAATGTTTCTACCATTATTCCGATGGCTGCTGATCCTATATTTCAACCTTTAAGCGGAGTTAACTTTCGACAACAGTTTGAATTATCCGAAGGAATACCTTTGGTTGGATATTGCGGTTCTCTTTATAGCAACAGAGGTGTGGAATTATTATTTCAAGCTATGGAATATTTGTTAAATTGGATTCCCGAAGCCAAACTAGTGATAACGGGACGCAGAGACAGATACCTCAAAATTCCCAAGCAGATTAGGCACGCAATAATCGAACTTGGCTATTTGCCTGACGAAAAAATACCTATAATCATCAATTCTATGGACGTGTTGTTGGTAATTAACCGCCAATCAGCATTTGGCGACTATAGTTACCCTGTTAAATTGTATGAAGCCATGAAGTGTCATAAGGCTGTCATTGCTTCTAACTCGGCTGGTGCAAGTTGGATTTTGCGAAATCATCCTGAATGTTTGGCAGATAGTGATAACCCAATCGATCTAGCTAGACATATTCTTGATGCTCTAGCTTGGAAAACTAAAGAATATAATTCCAATCAGGATTGGGAGTTTTCTGCAAGAATACTCCAAAATTTACTTGAGAGCTTATGA
- a CDS encoding glycosyltransferase, with translation MSAQSAKDKPIKVLWLTSSYPRSKDDSASVFLRYLAEALADQKVNLHILSPDHPEVQANTQPDGIVCQHFRYFWPLKLQMLAYGSGILPNLRAAPWLFLQVPFFITSMFVNAAWIMVVQRPSLIHAHWIFPQGTVAVLLGKLFRVPVLVTAHGGDAFALRGSLVGAIKRWTINHCAAWTSNTNATADAFGPDLPKPQIIPMGIDYEKFAAGNAKAVLKPNSQQKTILLFVGRLVEKKGVADLIAAVAGLPKNLLDRIELWIIGDGVERERLKTLAVDLKIENKVVFHGRLPNAILPDYYAAADIFIAPSIVDTNGDTEGQGVILLEAMASKIPVISTNTGGIAEVIENRKTGLLVNTKAPEEIKQAIELLVADKELRVSLRIAGQRLAESYDWEKRAVKFVSLYMVTRDGS, from the coding sequence ATGAGTGCTCAGTCAGCCAAGGATAAGCCGATCAAGGTGCTTTGGCTGACATCAAGTTATCCTCGCAGTAAAGACGACAGTGCTTCGGTTTTCTTGCGCTATTTAGCGGAAGCCCTGGCCGACCAGAAAGTTAATCTTCATATCCTCTCACCGGATCATCCGGAAGTCCAAGCCAATACGCAACCTGACGGTATAGTCTGCCAGCATTTTCGCTATTTTTGGCCGCTTAAGCTGCAAATGTTAGCCTACGGTTCGGGGATTTTACCCAACTTGCGGGCGGCGCCATGGTTGTTTTTACAGGTGCCTTTTTTCATTACGTCCATGTTTGTTAATGCGGCCTGGATTATGGTTGTCCAGCGGCCGTCGTTGATACACGCACATTGGATTTTTCCGCAAGGCACGGTGGCGGTATTGCTAGGCAAGCTGTTCAGAGTCCCAGTGTTGGTGACCGCCCACGGCGGTGACGCGTTCGCGTTGCGAGGTAGTCTTGTAGGGGCTATCAAACGCTGGACCATAAATCATTGCGCAGCTTGGACCAGTAATACCAATGCGACTGCCGATGCCTTTGGCCCAGATTTGCCCAAGCCGCAGATTATTCCGATGGGCATTGACTATGAAAAGTTTGCTGCCGGCAATGCAAAAGCCGTTCTCAAGCCAAACAGTCAGCAAAAAACAATTCTATTATTTGTCGGACGCTTGGTTGAAAAAAAAGGCGTGGCCGATCTAATAGCGGCTGTTGCTGGTTTGCCCAAAAACCTACTTGACAGAATTGAGTTATGGATTATTGGCGATGGTGTAGAGCGTGAACGTCTAAAAACCTTAGCAGTTGATTTAAAGATTGAAAACAAGGTGGTCTTTCACGGCAGGTTGCCGAACGCCATCTTGCCGGATTACTATGCGGCAGCTGATATTTTTATCGCGCCATCAATTGTCGATACCAATGGCGATACGGAAGGCCAGGGAGTAATTTTATTGGAAGCGATGGCTAGCAAAATACCAGTTATTAGTACTAATACTGGTGGTATTGCAGAAGTTATAGAGAATCGAAAAACTGGCTTATTAGTTAACACCAAAGCGCCAGAAGAGATCAAGCAGGCAATCGAACTCTTAGTTGCGGACAAAGAATTAAGAGTATCACTCAGAATTGCAGGGCAGCGATTAGCCGAATCCTATGATTGGGAAAAAAGGGCAGTTAAATTTGTGAGTTTGTATATGGTGACAAGAGATGGATCATAA
- a CDS encoding sodium ion-translocating decarboxylase subunit beta, which translates to MENLRLLWESTGIYNVTGPQVIMMAVGFLLLYLAIKKGFEPLLLLPIGFGAVLSNIPVAGMIDEGGILYYLYGGIKAGIFPLLIFMGVGAMTDFGPMLANPKTLFLGAAAQFGIFATLFGALALNAIPGMDFTLKQAAAIAIIGGADGPTAIYVASKLAPELLGAIAVAAYSYMALVPLIQPPIMRALTSEQERRIEMQQLRVVSKAEKIVFPLMLLVLTAMLLPSAAPLVGMFCLGNLMNASGVVDRLSKTAQNELINIVTIFLGLSVGSKLSAEAFLKMETLGILGLGAVAFSIGTASGVIMAKIMNRFSSTPINPLIGAAGVSAVPMAARVANKIGLESNPHNFLLMHAMGPNVAGVIGSAVAAGVLLSLVR; encoded by the coding sequence ATGGAAAATCTTAGACTGTTGTGGGAAAGCACAGGTATCTATAACGTTACCGGGCCGCAAGTCATTATGATGGCGGTCGGGTTTTTATTGCTGTATCTGGCTATCAAGAAAGGCTTTGAGCCCTTGTTGCTATTGCCGATAGGTTTTGGCGCGGTGCTGAGTAATATCCCGGTCGCCGGCATGATAGACGAAGGCGGCATCCTTTATTACCTGTATGGCGGTATCAAGGCCGGTATATTTCCGCTATTGATTTTCATGGGCGTTGGTGCGATGACCGATTTCGGCCCGATGCTAGCCAACCCTAAAACTTTGTTTTTAGGCGCCGCGGCGCAATTCGGTATTTTCGCGACCTTATTTGGCGCGTTGGCGTTGAATGCCATTCCAGGTATGGACTTTACCTTAAAGCAAGCCGCGGCCATCGCCATCATCGGCGGTGCCGACGGTCCGACTGCGATCTATGTGGCGTCCAAATTGGCTCCTGAATTGTTGGGAGCGATTGCCGTAGCCGCATATTCTTACATGGCATTAGTTCCCTTGATTCAACCACCCATCATGCGCGCCTTGACCAGCGAGCAAGAGCGGCGGATAGAAATGCAGCAGCTCAGAGTGGTCAGCAAGGCGGAAAAAATCGTTTTCCCGCTAATGCTGCTGGTTTTGACCGCCATGTTGCTGCCTTCGGCAGCACCATTGGTCGGCATGTTTTGCCTAGGTAATCTGATGAATGCCAGCGGCGTGGTGGACAGACTCAGCAAAACCGCGCAAAACGAATTGATCAATATTGTTACAATTTTCCTGGGTTTGTCGGTTGGCTCCAAGCTGAGCGCCGAGGCGTTTTTAAAAATGGAAACCCTGGGTATTTTAGGTTTGGGTGCAGTGGCGTTTTCTATTGGTACCGCCAGTGGCGTCATCATGGCAAAAATTATGAATCGTTTCAGCAGTACGCCGATTAATCCTTTAATTGGCGCTGCCGGTGTTTCCGCCGTGCCGATGGCAGCCAGGGTAGCCAATAAAATAGGCTTGGAAAGCAACCCGCATAACTTTTTGTTAATGCACGCCATGGGACCGAACGTAGCGGGTGTGATCGGCTCCGCCGTGGCCGCGGGCGTGTTGTTGAGTTTGGTGCGTTAA